One Sphingobacteruim zhuxiongii DNA window includes the following coding sequences:
- a CDS encoding RNA polymerase sigma factor produces MYKNLEQKFVSLLEENQNILHKICKLYTADLASHQDLFQEMVIQLWRSYPKFKGDSKFATWAYRVSLNTAISLYRGRKTKITTVDWDNSLANIRYEEYNSEAEERLKFLYESVRQLNDIDKALVYMYLEDKDYVEISETLGISEVNARVKMNRIKTKLKSMLSKQKIA; encoded by the coding sequence ATGTACAAAAACCTGGAACAAAAATTTGTGTCGTTGCTGGAGGAAAATCAAAATATTCTCCATAAGATCTGTAAGCTATATACTGCAGATCTAGCCTCGCATCAAGATCTTTTTCAGGAAATGGTTATCCAACTTTGGCGCTCTTATCCGAAGTTTAAAGGCGATTCTAAGTTCGCTACCTGGGCTTATCGTGTTTCGTTGAATACGGCAATATCGCTCTACCGTGGCCGAAAAACAAAGATTACAACGGTAGATTGGGATAATTCACTTGCTAATATTCGTTATGAAGAGTATAACTCCGAAGCGGAAGAACGTTTGAAATTCCTATATGAATCCGTGCGTCAACTAAATGATATTGATAAGGCATTAGTCTATATGTATCTCGAAGACAAAGATTATGTCGAGATCTCCGAAACCTTAGGTATCAGCGAAGTGAATGCACGTGTAAAGATGAATCGGATTAAAACCAAATTGAAAAGTATGTTGTCAAAACAAAAAATAGCGTAA